gcaaaCTATTATGTAAGTTTAAAGTAGCCTACTAATATAACTTGAAGATACTAATATACCATTTAGGGCTAAGGTCCAAAGAAGCCTTtagcttttttttctcacagtgtATCGAGAAGCATCTTGGTTTGgagacatacagtacagtacttgACAAAGAATAACCAATGAGCATGTGGTTTGTGGTACTGCAAATTTAGATGAGTTAGAGCATCACACGCCATTTCACCTTTTTCCGCTGCTCCTTTTGTCGCTCTCTGAACTGCTCCATTCGTTTCGCCTCTTCTCGTAACATCCCAGAGAGCTGAATGTGCAAATTTCCAATGTTCTCCATTTCTAGGTGAGAAAACAGCATATCCATCAGCTATCTTGAAGGTATGGGGTTAGTTAGCAGATGTAACtggtggagtttatttttaaaaaaaaaattgtattccaTGTGACACTTGGCAAATGAAGCTCATCAACAAATTATGATTTGAAGTGTTACTTACGGGCTTTTAGCTGGTCAAACGATGCCTTCAAAGTGCTACAAGaccaaagcaataataataaaaccaaatttGATATGGTCATAAACCTTTATTTGTATGCAAAGTATTAAAACCTCAAGCcgaatgaatatatttaataatacatacaATATTTTCTTACCCAATTTCACTTTGCCCTCCTGTCTTGCGTACAATAGTAATTAATTCCTTGCCGTACCTTTCCTCTGCCATCGCTCTAGGAGTCGAAAACGGCATTGTTATCTTATCcaatacattaatgcatttagcaaacacttttatccaaagtgacttgtgTATTCAAGCTATACACTTTTTtgttaccagtatgtgtgttctaTGGGAACttaacccatgaccttttgcactgctaacacaacgCTCTACCAATTAGTCACAGGAACATACAGCGCAATATTTTTAACCAATGCTAAACAGTGTTTCTTGTAGAAATAATTTTCAGTTGTTACCTCATTTTTAAGAGCTCCTCCACATCCTTGCAAGCCCGCCGCCCATCACATAGCTTCTGGATAAGAGTCTCGTACCCAGCGTTACTGGTGAAATCTGTGCCCTGGAACCAGAGGATTAAATTATATTTCTCCAGTAACATAAACCCTAACAGGGTTGTTTATTATAACATAATCATTTTGAAAAAGAGCAAAAGCGATTCCGTTTCGATATACTCTCTCTCTGTAGTATTTCTAGCATGTGAGGCTGTGCATCTCTGTTTTAATCCTGAATCCATGGGAATTTCTTTCTACTTGTAGCACTGTATTCATCAAAATTAGGGCTTATTTGACTAAGTTGGagtctatgcaaaaaaaaaaaaaaaaaaaaatggtaccaGACTGAGTTGGTTAAACAGTTTAATCATTTACTGTGACCATTTACATGGAACGCTACggaatataaacatatatgaatggaatattcataatattaacaTGTAATGCTACGGAAAACAGATCCCTCATTTATATTTACTTCATTTTACCTTTGCATCAGAAAGGAAACAGTAgtactatttcttttttttacacaactAAAGCATATATTTTACATGCACTAGCATGGTTTGATAGGCAAATCAACCCAGAAGTTGCTTTGTAGATAGATGCTCTGACAACTCAAGATCAAAGCTAAAAAAGAGGGTAGAGCGGGCACACAGTCAAACGCTCAACAGGAAGCCAACAGATCATCTCCATGACACAATATCAGgatgtataaatataaacactAAACCCCCAAAGAGAAGTATTTTTTAAAGGCAGCCACAAAAAATCATATTCTTAAAAATCATTCTTAGTTTGAGAGACCCTTAATGTTTCATTAAATCATTTCAATGATTTCTATCTCAGTCCCTTATTGTCAGTACAAATCTAAACCAACATTGAACTAAAgagcatcaaataaaaaaaacgtgAACAATTGCAGATTATAGCATAATTTCTTATTCGTGATACAAATGGACGAGAATGACAGTGCACAAAAAATACTTCAGATTTACTAAGTGGTCCAATTCCTTACTTTCTGTTCTTTTAAAGCGCACGGCAATGTGATGCTGGTGTATTATTGGAAGTTAGACTTTAATAATCTGTGCTGTCAATCATATGCAATCCTGTTAACCTCAGGCACGTCAGCCCTAACAGACAACAACGCTCAATCTAATGTCAAAGTAGCTCAACCCGTTTACTCACCCAAAAAGAATCTTTGAATTGTAGCGGTGTCATTTCAACTGCTGTTTAGGAATGTCGCAAGCACACAGAAGGAAACGAAATCgtaatgaagaaaaaagaaagcaagaaCTGACAATACCATACGCAGGAAACCACTGTTTCACAGAACGTCCGTGGTGCTCAGGTTTGACTGAGATAAGGAAGCTCTCCCCCCATTGACCACAGAGAGCCTGCCCAACAGATAGTACGCATACATTTGAATACTAGATAGGATGGAAAATCTCAAACAGTGggcttttgtaaaatataaagagTCAGTCTTTAGGTGTCGAAGAGGTTTTGAGCAAAGAAAGCCATAGGAATCTAAGCAGAGATCAGATAAGTTGTTACTTCATATCTTCAGAAAAAGCGAAGCAGTAGCAGTTAAATCAAGATACAGACCTATTGATTTGACTATCTATTGACTCCAAGCAATAGCACAGCAATTGAAAGTGATAACTACTGATTTTATATAGAGGAGCAAAAGAAAAGTGCGTCTTATACAGCTTAGTTCAGACAAAAGGCAATGTCACAATAGCTCAAGTCTATTTCACTGAATTATATTTGCTGAATGAAACCCAAACCTACTTGTTTCTTACTAATTTTGGGATGCTGATTTAAAAAATTGCGCCTGTTTTGCTCTAGCATGTCACTCTTCCTCATAAAATATATGCTTTACATAGCATTTTTGCTTTCAACAACCATTTGTGAAATTTGACAAGGTGAAGTAGTCTTGTGTTATCCTTTAATCACAAGAAAAACTGCCATTAAACATGAATCCTATCTTCCTCTGAGCCAGGTTACTACCGTTTGTTCAGTTCTCAGCCGATTTTTTACATGTATGAAGGTATTTTTACGCCTAATTGTTATTTCAAAGATACAGTTATGGCCAGTTTATGAGTTTTACCACATCCAAACAGATTTTATGGAAAAAAGCTTATTTATCTATAAGCTTGTATTATGAAATTTTGTTTTTGAGTATTTGAACACATTTTTCCACTCCTTTGCAGACTGTaagttaaattatacattttgattactttattGTCAAAACAAGATTTGACTGCTTATGTTATTTCCATATGTGCATTAAAACTGAATATATGCCTTTGCTTCCTtgtggggggggaggggggggggactGTACATGatggaacattttatttatatttttgaactctgcatcattacattatttttatggtAAACTGTATTTGCAAATCAAGATGCATGGGCTGTGTGATATTAGTGTACCAATTACATGTCatctaataaaaattaatttgtaaaaaaaaaaatagtattttttcttTGTGGTAACTTAAGAACCATTTATAACAGTTTTCAACTATTACAATTCATCATGTGGCACATGAAGCTGTCTGCCGTAATCGGTCACTTCACTGTTCATGAAAGTGTCTTGGTTTTTTAAAATCTCCGTCTCCGAGAGCCTTCCGTCACCATCTTGGTCCATTTCCTTGATCAGATGAATAGCCTGTTCAACATTCAAGTAAACACAAATATTTAGAACAACTTGTTAAAGATGTAAAGAACATATTAGAGGATGAACGGCACATTGACTGACTTCTTCTCGTGCTGAACCATAGGTGTTGGGAGCGACCCAGCGGAGCTGTTCATCTCTGTTGAGTTTACCATCCTTATCCTGGTCATAGAGATCTTTAAAACGCACCGTTTCCTCAACCTCCCACTGCAAGGGCTCTTCCTGCTCTTAAATACAGACAAGCAAACTTATGTTTCTGATAATAATTTACCACTCTCCTGGAAAATCTAGATTCTAACATCTCTCATAAATCTGTATAGCCAAACTGAATGACATGAGGACGCACGATATATTGGCACCATTTTGCTTATGGCCTGCTATTAGAGATTTCTGAATGCATCAGTATTGGTCACTagttaattgtatatatttatttcccCTATTAAATTCtacaaaaatgcaaataatttaataaaactgttaaatgttatgtttagCAAACCtcaaaattaacattaatttttcATACTGGGCATTAAAATATGACCAACTATTTAATATATCGCCAACTATTTAAAATGAGTGATTGTCATTATTCAGACAATATAgtgtagaaatgtaatttcagCCATTTATTGGTTGCtggaattttctttttaaataatcacTGATGTATTgacaaaatatattgttattaatcCAAACGTAGTTATACCATTTGCTCTGAGATCTCCAATGAATTCACTCAAGCTGATGAATCCATCTTTATCCAAGTCATATTCAGAAAGCACGTCTTCAATGGCAAAATCCTAGAAGCACAAAGCGCATAGCTAACATGAATGTTTAATCTCTAatcacatttataatttattgcagCCTCCTTTTATACTTACAGCCATGTGATCCACCTCAGACGGATGAGTAAATGCAAGGAACTCAGTTAAGTTCAGGCCAGCTGAGCCATCCATATCGGCAAAGTCAAAACGTCTTTTTTCCTTTGCATGGAGCTGTGAGTGGATAAAACTATTTCGTTTTCAATCACGCAAGACCTTTCTTTGCTGTTCCACAAtatgaaatgttaataataaagtatGCATCATACAAATCTGAGAGACTCATCCTCGGGGTCATCAAGAACAGCATCTACATCAACTTCCACAGTATGACCATGCAAGACCATATTGTATTCGTCCCAAGATACCAGACCATCATTGTTGGAGTCAAACTCAGGGAAGCGTTCCTCAGCATCCTCCAGTGCATATCTCCTGTACACCCTCTGTATCCATAATGTGATTTCCTCTAGAAGCAAcagataatgtattttaattctaGCAAtgactagagttcaaaagtttggggtcagtattattttttacaaagaaataaacacttttattcagcaaggacacattaaagaCATTAAAGACGTTTACaatgttacataatatttatattccaAATAACATATTCTTTgtagtttatagtttatagtcATTAAAGAATCTTggaaaaatgcatcatggtttccacaaacatattaccctgctttcaacactgataataataagaaatgtttcttgagcagcaaatcagcatattagagtgatttctgaaggatcacgtgacactgaagactggagtaatgatgctgaaaattcagctttgccatcataggaatgaattacagtttacaatacattaaaatagaaaacagtaattttactatgtaaaataatttcacaacatagcggttttcactgtattttttatcaaaaaatgcagccttggggagcgttagacttttttcaaaatattaaaacaatcttactgaccccaaactcctGAATTGTATTTTAGACAAATCTCATGTGTACATGATAATATAGCTGTTATTTAAATCAGAGCTGACCTGGAGTAAGGTATTTATCAGAGTTGGTGTCAATCTTCTTCACTATCTCTACCAGTCGCTTTCGCTGCTCAGATGGGCTGAGTTTCTGTATTTCATCTTTGTCCTGAAAAACAATGATAGTTAGTTGGTCAACCGAAACGAGATAAATAACTGTTACTAAGAACCATAGTGCTGATACCTTAGAGCCAAGGAACACATTTGCATTGTGTTCATGGTTATGCTTGCCTAAATGATCCTCTTGGATGATCTGGTTTCCAGTTACTCCTGATGTACAACAAACCATCAGCAACAGGAGAGTTGTGCATCTAATCTCTAAACCagataaacacacaaatacaaacagaTCAGGCCCCATCATTGACGAAGAAGATGGTCGTAAGTGCCCTCTTGTGATAGGATGGGCTACACGTTTCCATGTCCAAGCATCTTGCATCTTACAATACTCATGGTAAGGAAAGAGTAACAAAGTGCGTTCAAATTATTCCagaaacttaatttaaatttaaatgaaattaaaaatatatatacataacgcATACAGTGTCTAATTTTGTGGTATGATGAATGTCTGATATTGTGGGAAACATTTTAGTTCGCCTGTCGCTAACTGCGAAGtatgtttactttttaaataagacACTACAATACGTCGATACATGCAAATtcatgtcaaaattaacactctgttgtgtttttatttgaggCAGCCATAAGGAGAATTTACCGTACGCATTTAAGAAACAAAGCACTTACTTCTGAAAGGCTGACAGCTAAAGTTTTGAGCTGAATCTGTTGCCATGGTGCACTCCAGTCAGCTGGACTCTCTTCTTCTTCGTTTGTGTTTAATGGCGGATGGCAAACCAGCTTAAGGTGCATTTCCGCCACCTGCTGGGATGGAGTGTGATGCCGCGATTAAAGAATATattatatgcttaaaaaaaactaaattgcacAAATCAACTCTGTATATCTTAAATGTTTTAGAAGAATCATAAACCCTAAACTGTTTCTGTGCATTCTGAAATATATTCATCATCTGGACTCTCACTCACCGTTATATTCTTGTACGGACAACTGATGTGTTACTGCCACCTGGAGGACTGTAGGAGTCTCAGTGTCTTTCAAGAACGTCTAAAACAAATTGAATACATGAACATATAGAATACATGACCAAATTGAAtcaaagtttaaatattaaactcaacatctatattttttattacattaagcATATATAtagcacaaggagtctgacagcagccagttctccacacagacatctgatctcaccatcatccagtctgtctgggattacatgaaaaaacaactaaataataaatCCAACTAGATCTAGATAAACAGTGGCAATGTCTTCAAGACACTTGAAGAAACCTTACTGCTaagctacagtactgtgaaaAGTTTTAgtcacttgtgtaaaaatgctgtaaagtgaggttgatttaaaaaatgatgtcataaaaatattttatttatttatttattattatatcaggACAAATTCACAGTATGCGCAGGCAATTTCTATAGGTTTTAGAATGGACCCAGAAACATCCTAAAGAAACATCCAGCAAACACAAGTAAAAAATCGTGCAGGATTTTATAATTCCTGCAGGGCTGCTGTGCAACTCATGCAGATATTAGTAGTTTTCTTGCAGGAGTTATTTCCTGTAATTGGAAAGAAAGAAGTTTTTGGAATCTATAGGATTAGGCTGGAGAACATTTCATGGTACTATTTTTGATATAACAGGCACTGGCTGTTGGCAGCAATAAAAAATGAGTCCTGTAATATATTCAGGACTGCTCAGAAAGGTCCTTGCTGCTCCACATATAGATTCACTGCTGTGGATATATTTCTCTTCACAGTATCAACAACACAAAAAcgcaaattattcataattagaCTTCTAGAAGCAACTCTAGGGGGAAACCTAtctaaatcaatatttaaaaccaTATTGAAATACCCATCTAAAATAAGAACAGCACTGGGGTATTTATTTAACCAGTATACTGTATCTCAAGAGATGACAGAAATCTTTGTGACAGTAAAAATGACCTTATCTGAAGTTAGTAACTAAATTTTATAACTTAAATACAATAAATCTCTCGGAAGGGACGGGCTTAACGCAGAGTTCTGTAAACAGTTCTCTAAAGAACTTTCTCCTTATTTATTCCTTATTTACAGAATGAGGCTCTCCCCCCGACTCTCACTCAAGGCTTAATTACTTTAATTCCAACACCTAATAAAAAttcactttaatttaaaattggCATCCAATTTCTCTGCTTAACAATGATTATAAAATTTAAGCTATTATGTTTGCTAAAAGACTTAAGTCTGTATTGGGTTCTGTTATGACACATAATCTATGATACATAAACCTCACTATCTGAATTCGTCACCCGTATGGATCAACAGCAGGAGAGCATCGTTAACACTGGACGCGCAGTCCAAGCGCTGGTGATGCAgatgtccgagctcacccagcaaatCCAACAGCTAACCACTCCCGCTGTGCTGCCCTCACCGTCTGTTCCCCGACATTTTCTACTCTCCTGCCCAGTAAAAGAGCAGGCCCGGtagtaaacttgaggctactatcggaTGGGATCTCCGCCAGGAAGTCCTCATCATCCAGACTGAGATGGGCCAACAACACGCACACCTGTcaagcccttctggactccggagctgagggtaatttcatggacaccACTCTCACACAACAGTTGAAACTCCCCATCACTTCTCTCTTGCACCAGATCTCCATCAGGGCTCTCAACGGCCAAGAACTTCCCAACATCACCTTCACCACTGGACCCATAACTCTCCTCACATCTGGAAATCACACTGAGACCATTACCTTCCTCCTTCTGGACTCCCCTGTGGCACCCATTGTCCTAGTTCACCCTTGGCTCACCAAGCACAATCCATGAGTGGTTCTGTTTTTCAGGAGAAGGCAGCAGTTTTGTCAAACTTGCCCGCAGAGTATCTGGACCTAAAGGAGGTGTCAAGTCTTCCTCTGCatcatccctatgactgtgccatagagttagTCCCAGGTAAGTCCCTGTCTAAAGGCAAGCTTTACTCTccttctattcctgagagggaggccatggagaaatatgtTTCTGATTTTCTAGCATGGGGGTTCGTCTGCcattcctcttctccagcgggggcaggATTCTTTTTTGTTGGTAAGAAGAATAGTTCTCtgtgaccttgtattgattaccgagagctgaacaacatgaCGGTGAAGAATACTTATCTGTTgccattgatgtcttcagccttcgagaggttacaggaagcatccatcttcacaaaattggatttacgtaacgcttatcatttggtccgcatcaggaagggggatgaatggaaaaccgcctttaacacCCACA
This sequence is a window from Carassius auratus strain Wakin chromosome 43, ASM336829v1, whole genome shotgun sequence. Protein-coding genes within it:
- the LOC113061638 gene encoding reticulocalbin-2-like isoform X2, coding for MATDSAQNFSCQPFRKIRCTTLLLLMVCCTSGVTGNQIIQEDHLGKHNHEHNANVFLGSKDKDEIQKLSPSEQRKRLVEIVKKIDTNSDKYLTPEEITLWIQRVYRRYALEDAEERFPEFDSNNDGLVSWDEYNMVLHGHTVEVDVDAVLDDPEDESLRFLHAKEKRRFDFADMDGSAGLNLTEFLAFTHPSEVDHMADFAIEDVLSEYDLDKDGFISLSEFIGDLRANEQEEPLQWEVEETVRFKDLYDQDKDGKLNRDEQLRWVAPNTYGSAREEAIHLIKEMDQDGDGRLSETEILKNQDTFMNSEVTDYGRQLHVPHDEL